CATCTTAGTAATACCCACTGATTATATCTGTGAAAATATATGAGATCCATTATTTTGTATACTTACTgaaaaaagatctttaaaaaagatgaaaaagataGAATAAATCTAGCAATAGATAaaggcaacaacaaaaacaaatgctgtGTTAAATTGGGCTATCTTATTCATATTTTTCATaggaatttggtttttttttaatataaatatgtgtTAGATTCTCTAAACCAATTATAGACTACATTGGAAGGAATGTTGGTGACTGAAATGAAGATGACAGTttggaaatttttatataaaagaacaGGTCTTAAAATATTTGAACTTTTGAGAGAAAAATCATTAGTTTGCCCTGTAGACCTGGCTATTCcagaactctcagagatccacttacttctgcctccccagtgctggaattaaagttatgtgtcaccaccgcccagccagtaaTTGCTGCTTTTATATTCCtggcatttgttttctttgaagttgTGAATTTGGATACCTCTTTCTGAATATGGAAGATACTTGGAAACCCTGTGGGTGGGTGCTTTATCACCATTAGTGTTACTAAATTGTCAGCCTTATGTCTATAGGATCAAGGTTTTGGTACATTTATGTTAATATGTTTTTAAGTGGTAATGTTGGGACAGAGAGAGTTTTATTTGCATTGAAGTTGTTCATTACTTTTGCTTTAATAGTCTCTCATAAAAAAGGTTAGCATTTCTAATGAGGTCTGTTTACCTTCACAGGTGATTGATGTTGGAAAAGATGATCTTGAGGACCCTAAGTCCTTGAGTGATGATACCGATGTGGAACTTACCTCCGAGGTAAAAGCTGTTTTGCTGTTGCCAATTTTTAGCTGAATCCTAGTTCCCATGCATTACAGTATTGCAGGCTGTCGTTTCTTACTTGCTAAGATGtgttgggttcttttttttttttgtttgttttttgttttttttcgagacaaggtttctctaactttggtgtctgtcccggaactagctcttgtagaccaggctggcctcgaacttccagagatccgcctgcctctgcctccccagtgctgggattaaagtcgtgtgccaccaccgcctggcttgtgtGTTGGgttctttacatttctttttgttgttgtttttgttttttgagacaaggattctctataGCAACctatcttggaacttgttcttatagaccacgctggcctcgaactcatagagatacacctcctgcctctgcctccagagtgctggggttaaaggcgtgagctaccaccacctggctacattTCATCTTCTTAAGTTTTTAATtggaatttgaaaacaaaaaaaatatttttttgttgttgtttttcgaggcagggtttctccgtgtgacagccctggatgtcctggaacttgctttgtcgatcaggctggccttgaactcatagagatcagtttgcctcttcctccccagtgctggaattaaagtatgtgccactgctgcctggtTATAAACGGATAATTTGATCCAGTATTTTCCCTGACTtgggaaaaatgaccagagtacCTCTGTTCCCGCTATCAAAACAATAGACAAACCTGATGGTGGCGTCATACatcttaattccagcactctgggcagatgctggatctctgagtttgaggccagcccgatctactcagtgagttccaggatggccagagctacacagagaaaccctgtctcaaaaaagaaaatgaaaaaaccaGGACAAGGCAtactgagatggttcagtaggtaaatcACTTGCTGTGGAAGCATTAGGACCTTCTTTTGAATCCCCAGAAGCCATGAAAGGCAAGGTTAGTAGTGCATTTATTTCTGTGCCAACAAGGAAGAGATGCAGGAGAATTCCTGGAAGCTTACAGGCCAACTACCCTGGCATATGCGGTAGCAAATGATAGGAACCTTGAAGAACAATACCCGAAAttactctctgaccttcacaaacaTGCTATGGCGCATTTTTGCTGTAGTCCCAAACCCACACTACGCCCCCCCCCAATCCATTACTTTCCCTCATTTGAACACCTTTCTCATCCTAAGGATAGATTTATAAGTTACATAAAATTTTTgagttagaaaaataattttaccaaCATCTGTTAAAAAATGCAGATGAATCTGCTGGTGGtagtgcactcaggaggcagaggcaggccactctgtcagttcgaggttagcctggtctacagagtgagttccaggacagctagggcaacacagagaaatcctgtcttcaaaaacaaacaaaaagatgcaaATGAAAAACAACTTAATTTCCACATAGTTAATATAAATGGGGATTGCTAAAGAAGAGTCAGTATTAAGCTTTTAGGTAATATGGCTTTGTTACCATGTGATAAGTTAAATCAACCTAAATGTATACTTCgaatttctccctccctccctccctccctccctccctccctccctccctccctccctccctccctccctccctcccttcctcccttcttttctttcccctgtaGCTTACTCACTGTGGAAACAGATGCTAGGAGTTAAATAAAAAGGGTATTTCACTGCTTTGGGATAGAATTCTAGGTTTCTGGTGTTAACTGCCACCCTCTAGCCCTACTGTTGTTGATTGTTATGGTAATTTTTTGTAAATCATCTCTTTGCAAAGATAAATGATAAAGTGGAACATAATTGGTCTAGTAAGTGTTCTTGACTATAATACAAATAGCTGAGATAAATGTTCTCATCCTAATCAGACTTCTGTGACACTTGGGCACAGAAAAACTATTGAGCAAATAGATGATATTTCGTCAAATCAAAGATGCCATTGGATGTAATAAGTCCTGCTATTTTATGTACTATAAAAAAGCAATGGCAATCAAACTGTAGCATGCTATCAATTATGAATTTCAAATTATAAATTTCAAAGTATTTATATAGCATTTTAGACAAGATTGAAGGGTCCTAAACTGGTGAGTGTTGTAGCTTAATCATTAGTCTATGCTTCTTGCCTCATTCTAGGCAGTTGAGTTATGACCTCTACATTTTTTTCAGTGCTTGGCATTTGTCCTGTGTAtcagttactgttctgttgctcttacaaaacaccatgaccaggacaacttacaaagaaagcatttaattattCTTAAAGTTCTAGAGGGTTAGAGCCTATGATAGAATGAAGAGAAGGTGGTACAGTTGATTGCTCACATCATAAACTGCAAGCAGGAAATAGAGAGCTCACTGGGAAGGCAtggaggcttttgaaacctcaggcTGGCTCCCAGTTACACCTCCCAATAAGGCcatgtcttagtcagtgttctgttgctgtgaagagacaccatgaccatggcaactgataaaagaaagcatttaactggggcttgcttgcagtttaGTCCATTCTTACCACAGCAGGGATTATGACAGCATGCAGATTCATACGGTGCTGGAGACATAattgagagttttacatctgtaTATGTaggcagcagcaggagagaaagccactgggcatgacttgggcttttggaacctcagagctcagtgacacacttcctctaacaagaccacacctcctaattgtttGAAATAGTGCCCtctctggtgaccaagcattcaagtctttgagcctatgagggccattctttttatttttttcttttttgatttttcgagacagggtctctctgtgtagctatacctgtcctagaactcacttataaaccagactgaccttgatctctcagagatccacctacctctgcctttgaTAAGTTTCATTTTTTAGCCACTGACCAGACAAAGAATAAGTTGTGAATGGAAAAGTGACCTGAAAGAAAGcaagtaaaagaaatataaatgtcgTCCACATTGGATAGAAGGCGAAAACAATCAACTTCCTTTAAAGACAGTTATGCCAAATTTTGATTTGAAAAGAACAGTTGGGGCACTATCAGTGTAAAACTTTCGAAGATTTTCTTCCCTGGGAGAACTGAATTTTTTCAGGTCTCAGGTTGAACCACTGGTATGGGTTATCTAGACAGATACTTAGTGAAATGAGAATTTGACCTATCTtccatttttgctttgttgttgttattgtgtgtgtgtgaacatatttTTCTTAGCATCTTTTTTACCACATTTTTAATTGACTTCACTTAACTTTTTGTAGGATGAGTGGCAGTGTACAGAGTGCAAGAAATTTAATTCTCCAAGCAAGAGGTATTGTTTTCGTTGCTGGGCCTTAAGAAAGGATTGGTATTCGGATTGTTCTAAATTAACTCATTCTCTCTCCACATCTAATATCACTGCCAttcatgaaaagaaagagaatgaaggaatCGATGTCCCCGATTGCCGGAGAACTGTTTCTGCTCCAGTTGTCAGGCCTAAAGATGTGTATTTAAAGGAAGAGAATACCAAGTTTAACCCTTGTAACTCAGTGGAGTTTTTGGATTTGGCTCATAGTTCTGAAAGCCAAGAGACCATCTCAAGTGTGAGAGAACAAGCAGAtatcctttctgaacagaaaacagatacagaaagtatggaagattttaaaaatatcttgaagcCATGTAGTTTATGTGAAAAAAGGCCTCGGGATGGGAACATTATTCATGGGAGAACGAGCCATTTGACAACATGTTTCCAATGTGCCAGAAGACTAAAGAAGACTGGAGCTTCATGTCCTTCTTGTAAGAAAGAGATTCAGTTGGTTATTAAAGTTTTTATAGCATAGCTGAGTCAGTTGCAGAGAAATATTAGGATCAGGTCATTTCTCAAAAAACCAGtattcttggaggcaggagcagaagaTCACCTATTTTGATGCCAGTCTGGACCATATAGTgagactttgtttttaaaagaatcagtATTGAGCATCTTTCATGAGTGTGACCCattgtatatgtttatttatggAATTTTAGAAGATCAGTTTGAGGGTTTCATTAACGTTAGATACTTAAATCACTTTGTTCTCCTTCCAAATCTTAAATCTTGAGTGGGAATAATACCAACACAAACATAacaatgcattctttttttttattccctgcCGAGAGTGATGCATTAGTTGGTTTATACTCTACCCTGCTGTTATATAGTGTTCTCGGGACATCGAAATCTAAGGTAGTTATTAGAAAAATACTAGGACCAACACTGAAGAAACAAATCTGATTAgccactgtgtagcccaggatgtcctTCTACTCCTGACCATCTGTGTCTCTCCCACCTGTGTGCTGTGCTTACAGGCTGTCCCATCATGTCAGCTGAATCTCTCAGGTTTACATAAAATAACAGGAGTGAACATCTCTGCACAGCCTTCTCAAAGAGAAGGTATAGGCTTTGTAGCCAACACTTGGCAGTTGTCTCCTGGAAGCTGGTTAGGTGTTTTTGTACTTGGCCTCTAGAATTGTTCACACTCCGAGGCAATGGCCAGTGATAGGGTTGAACAAGTGGAGAGAAGAGGGAGTGTTGGATTTGTGAAAATGGAGGGAAACAAATTGATCTTCAATTTTGCTTAGTCATTTTAGACCACATCAATTTAGTATACAAACCGAAGATCTTCACATTGAAGCCCTTATACCTATCTGTGTCTGCCGAACCCATGGGATAGATCTTGGTGTTTCTCCAGGAATATGAATACCTCATTTTAAAGACCAAGTCTGTAGAACTATTGAACTTGGGGGACATCTAGCTGTCCCAGCCTTTCCAATGGCTCCTGCTCTTATAAATGGGGAGATATATGATACCTAATCCCATGATGTACCTATTGGACCAAGACCATTGGGGCTTCTATAATTACTACTAAGGGGAGGTGTGTTAGCATGTGTTTTTGCGTTGACTCTGTGTTCCCTGTCTGCCCCACTGCCCTCCCACTAGACCTGACTGCACCAAATGCCTATTGGGTTAATTGTCATAGttactccttttttctttcttttttcccccaattttTTCCATAGTTACTCTTCAGTTGTGACAAAACACCAAGGcataaaagcatttaattggactTGCCTTTCGAGAAGGTTAGAATCCATGATGGCAGAAAACTGATCGTtcacatcttgatctgcaagtaggaagcagagaaagaacctTGTGAAATCCTAAAACTTGACCCCCACTGCCTCCAAGGCAGCACCTtgtaatccttcccaaacagttccaacaactgggggccaagtattcaaacatgaacCTGTGGTGGCCATTCTCATGTAAACCTCCACATTCTACTCCCTAGCCCCCTTAGGCTTTTGACCATATGGTAGTGCAAAATGCATTTGTCCAACCTCAGAAATTCTGTGTTTTAGTTTTGACATAATTTAAAAGTCAAGTCCGTCTTCTGAAACCAGAATCAAAAGAGCAAATTTTATTCTAATacacaatggcacagaatatgcaTTATCTAAAAAGTATATTCAAGGAATAGTGAGGAAATGTGGACCACAGCAAGACTGAAACTCAGCAGAGCAATTCCAAATCCTGTCATCATGTCTGGTGCTTAGATAAAGCCTCCTTTCTTGCTTTGCTGACTGCAacatgctttctctgtttccattcctgtatgcagctctccttggcatGACTCTGACACCTCTGCATTTACAGTCTCCTCATTGTGTGGCCCCAGTGGCTCTCTTTAACCATGGAGGAAGTTTCCACAACCCCTTGCTCATGTATCCTTTAATACTCCATAGCCAGATTACACTGCCAAGTTCTGCCTGCTTAGGAGAGTCTGGGCCCCTCCCCCCCCAGTCACACTTGCAGccattttgctttgttgttgcctttttggaactagaaaaaaaaaagcttgggtTTTTTCCTTTCACAAGAGGGatgcttagctgggtgggatttTATCCTGAGGGCATTTCTCCCTCCATTTCAGATCAGGCCTCTCCTTAATCTCAGCCTCTGAGTGCAAGCCTTGGCTCCCAGCATTAACCTCCCTGGTGCTCTTTCCTGCATACTCTGTATATGATAGTCTTTCTGCCTCACATGCTCTTTTCTGTTATTAATAGCTATGCTGCAGAGTCAGCATTCAGCTCTTTGGAAGGCTCCTCTGTCAAATTAGTCTGTTACTTTTCACTTAGGCTTAGGCAGcttcttaggacaagggcagaaGAAGGCAGCCCGCATACTTTGCCAAAACATCCCAAGAATAGTCTTTTTCTCAGTTGCTAATTAAGTGTTATCCTCTGAAACTTCATGATCTAGACTTCCACAGACCACATGGCTCTTAGTCCAGAGTCCCAGTCTTCCACATTTCTCCAACAAGCCATGGCCAGGTCTTTCATAGCAGTGGCCCACTTCTGGTTCTGACTAGTGTCTGGCTACTCTTCAGTGCTGTGGCAAAACACCCcagccggggctggagagatggctcagtggttaagagcattgcctgctcttccaaaggttctgagttcaattcccagcaaccacatggtggctcacaaccatctgtaatgaggtctggtgccctcttctggcctgcagacatacacacagacagaatattgtatacataataaataaataaataaataaataaataaataaataagtatttaaaaaaaaaaaacaccccagcCACGgcagcagagagaagaaagcctTTATTGGGGCtatggtttcagaggattagttcGTGATGGCACCAACGTTGGAGagcaggaggtagagagagaaccCTGGGAGTGGCatggggcttttgaaacctcaaagccttcaCTTGTGACACACCCCTACCAACAAGGCTACATCTCCTAATCCTCCCAAATAATTCTTCCAACTGTGGATCAAATATTCatacatgaacctatgggggccattctcattcaaaccaccagtttTCAAAGGAGTTCTTTCTTAGCTATATCTTGTCATTGCCTCCAGTTGATAATTTCACTAGTTGCGCAAATAAAGTAGAATTTGTCTTTCCTCAGTGGCCAAGCCTTTGCTATTACCTTCTGCAAGTATTAAAAGCCCTGTAGCTCCTATTTGGCGTGATGTGCAGCTTCTTTGAGAAACTATTACAGACATCTTTAGTCACATCTCCATGGTAGTGAGAATAACAAAGTAGTGTAGAGATGATCACAGATGTCATCAATCATAATTCCTGCTTCAGAACAGGCTGTGATGTATCCAATCCTCCTGAGTGgaactgagtcttttttttttactttattaaaatactgagtttatttcatatgtatatttttgtctcCCTACCATTTCCACATCTGACCACCACTATTACTATGTCCTATAATATTCCATACATCCTTGAAACCAAGTAAAGGGTGGAGCTCCATCCTTGAAAACTAAACAGGCATTTTAGACAACACATTCTTGGCAAGGAACCTGGACAACATTTATCAAACACAGTAGGGAAAGTTCTCACTTTGCATTATAAAAAGGACAGCCAGATATATCAACTGTTACAGAAATTAAGACGGAATATTTCAAAGtgtttaaaccattttcttaaaagagACTTCCTCCACTGCCGGAGATCTTGAATAGCCTCCTGGTCAGTCATCCGGAAGCAATTCTTCACATAGTTAATGAACTTGGCTTTCCCTTCGGGAGGAGAGCCACTTTTTCTATGTTTGCTTGCATTTTTGCCTTAGTGTCTTCTGCAGAACTAGGTCCTTTTggtgttttagggtttttttttttcctgttttttgaaGGACTCTTGACCCTTTGATCTTGGTGTTGATGGTTTTAAGTCTTTTccattttggtttgatttttgtgcatttttGGCTGGGGTATCTCGTACAGATTTCTTCACTGGAACTTATTCAGCTtcctcatcatcatcttcttcattATCCTCatcaaattttactttttttctgtggAACCTTGTTGCCACCTCCAGGAGCAGATCTCTTTCCAGACATACTCAGCAGCTTTCCATCCTCCTCATCTTCATCTGACTGCATCTTCCTCTACAGCTACTAGGTGCTACCCACTAATGTGCACAGGTCCTGAACCACACTTCAACCTTAAGACCACAGGTGGTGTTAGGAACTGAGCCCTTTTCAGTTCCAAGAACTATATTCAAAATAGAATGTATTTTAAGTCATCCTAATGCTCCTCAGCTTTTGGGGCAGGATCTTGCTGTTTAGCTATGACTGGCCTAGGCCTCaccctgtatcccaggctggcctcaaccctgcagtgatcttcctgcttttgcctctcgagtgctgagtTTATAGGCATGTCCTGGTTAAGTTTCTTACTTTGGTTGTCATTTAAGTTAGTATTGTGATCATACTATCTTTGACAGAAAGTCAGAGCAGAGCTGACAGGTGATTGGAAAAGGCTCCTCTCTGTTACCTTACATACGGTGTTATTATGCTTATGTATTTACCACTGTGTCAGACTAGAAGTTCAGGCCAAGCCTTTACACTGGTGTCACTGCCTCCCTGGCCCATCTATGTCAGATTTCCCAGTGAGGGCTGGAACTGGTAGATCAGAGTAGCCAGGCCAGCCTTCTAACTGCCACAGAATTGTGTAATAGCACGTTTTACTGCCAAGCATTTGTGATTGTGTGataatatgtttattatttgtgtatatttagATGTATGTGATACTTTGCATGGTTTGAAAGAATTTATTCTGAAAGCCAGGATCACGTGTGTCAGTTCAATGCAATGGTTCCCTTGAAAAGTCTTGATTGAGGAATTGGTGAATGTTTCCAGTTCCTTAATGTTACCTGGTTGGTTCTTTTTAGAAAGGAAGAACCTTCCAGACTAGCTATttgtcagtgtttttgttttgttctgttcccATGATGTTCTGTGAACTCCGAAAGTACGTGGCTTTAGATACTGTGactgttatttttccttttaacctAAATTGTTGCTTCAGCCTAAAGAAGACTATTTCCTGATGCCTCCAACCAACCTTTCATGTATGTTCACACTATCTAGATTAATGCTACCTTTGCTCAAAAATTTTAGATAATTAGCTGTTTAGTCTCTTCACTTCGATGATAAACCCAGAAGCTGTCCTCTGTGCCAAAAGTAAAGTGTGCAATGTTTACAGATGGGTGGAATTTTGCACTGCCATAGGGAATGGTGAGGTTATATCGCCAGATTCCTGAGATTTATGAGTAGATAGTTGCCGTTTATGCTTATGAGAGGAGCTGTTGAGCCTTCTGAGTCTAACTTGGAAATGAGTATCTGAGACCAGTGGTTGAAGTGACTCACTCCCTAGACCTAGCTTGGGTGCAGTTTCCAGTTTGTTTGGAGGTGTTTTTTCTATTGACAGCTCTTTGTTGTCTGCAGTTACTATGTGCTTCCTTTAGAGGAGCTGCCAGCCCTTCCCTCCTGGGGGAGAATGTTGTGTAGGCATAGATCTTTTGATGTAATAAATGTGCAATCCCAAGTAATGCCATTATTGGTGAATGTGGCATTAGTAAAGAAACTCTTACTATAAATTATTCTTCCCTCAATagcccccctccttttttttttttttttaaattaaagagacagggtctccatgTATAGTCCTTGGTTGACCTAGAACCTTTGTAGACTAGGGtgtcctcagactcacacagatctgcctgtttctgccttctgagtgctaggccTAAAGGCATCTGTCACCACATCCATCCTTAGTAGTAGCCTTTTGAATGGCTAATGTTACAGAAACTGATTTCATATCCACGGTGCTGCTTTCCCTGTTTATTTGAGTTTGCATAGGAGCCTCTAGTCCCTTCTagcagcacagcacagccagTAGCACTCCCCGTTTCTTAAGGTGGAGGAATCAGAGATAAGCTATAAGGGCAAGTAGTGCTCCCAGGACAATTCCTTCAGTGGTGTTAAGAGTTTGGCAAATGCTTTACTAAAGATCAGCATTGTGTTGAGACACCTGAGAGCCAATCAGAGCATTTTATTTGTTATCCAAaagtgttttgtattttaaacagCAAGTACTTGGATGTTTGTAggcatttccccttcctccttccctctctcctttattGTTGCTTTTATGCTATCCTGGTTTGAAGTTAACTGGGTTTGGACCTTACTTCTATGCCAAAGGCCATCTTTCCCTCTGGGTGGTTAGAGCTGCTTTGTACTTATACGGTCCTTCTTCAGCCAGTCTTAAGCAATGTTGTGTTTCTGTTTGCAGAGGACCGTGAGCTTAGGGGGGAGGGAAATTGAGGTCAGCTGGATGGCTTCTTTTGTGTGTGCGATGGGTTGGTAATTAGTTCACAGCTGATTTGTCTGAGCACTGAAGAATTTGAGGTCAGTTTTCCAACCCTCTGCACGcccatttgttttctccatcgttCACTCCCTTTCAGTAAGGACGCACACCACCCCTCTAACACAGTAATAGGAAATACAATGTACTTGGCATAGTAGAAGTTTCAGTGTCTGAACAATACTGTCTGTAGCTTGCTATGAATTGTTTCCTCTTGATTAAAGAAAGGTTACCCCAGCAGCTTGTAGCCTAGTCTGAAAGCTGTAAGCTGCAGTTTTTCTCACTTGTAACACCAACATACACACCAC
The sequence above is drawn from the Chionomys nivalis chromosome 5, mChiNiv1.1, whole genome shotgun sequence genome and encodes:
- the Mdm4 gene encoding protein Mdm4 isoform X2, whose product is MTSHSTSAQCSTSDSACRISSERISQVRPKQPLLKILQAAGAQGEVFTMKEVMHFLGQYIMVKQLYDQQQQHMVYCGGDLLGDLLGRQSFSVKDPSPLYDMLRKNLVTSASVNTDAAQTLALAQDHSMDIPSQDRLKHSASECSNSRKRTAEDDTHTLPTSQCKSRDSKGDEDLIEHLTQDETSRLDLDFEEWDIAGLPWWFLGNLRNNYVPRSNGSTDLQTNQDIGTAIVSDTTDDLWFLNESVSEQLGVGIKVEAANSEQTSEVGKARDKKVIDVGKDDLEDPKSLSDDTDVELTSEDEWQCTECKKFNSPSKRYCFRCWALRKDWYSDCSKLTHSLSTSNITAIHEKKENEGIDVPDCRRTVSAPVVRPKDVYLKEENTKFNPCNSVEFLDLAHSSESQETISSVREQADILSEQKTDTESMEDFKNILKPCSLCEKRPRDGNIIHGRTSHLTTCFQCARRLKKTGASCPSSLLGMTLTPLHLQSPHCVAPVALFNHGGSFHNPLLMYPLILHSQITLPSSACLGESGPLPPQSHLQPFCFVVAFLELEKKKLGFFPFTRGMLSWVGFYPEGISPSISDQASP
- the Mdm4 gene encoding protein Mdm4 isoform X1, with the protein product MTSHSTSAQCSTSDSACRISSERISQQVRPKQPLLKILQAAGAQGEVFTMKEVMHFLGQYIMVKQLYDQQQQHMVYCGGDLLGDLLGRQSFSVKDPSPLYDMLRKNLVTSASVNTDAAQTLALAQDHSMDIPSQDRLKHSASECSNSRKRTAEDDTHTLPTSQCKSRDSKGDEDLIEHLTQDETSRLDLDFEEWDIAGLPWWFLGNLRNNYVPRSNGSTDLQTNQDIGTAIVSDTTDDLWFLNESVSEQLGVGIKVEAANSEQTSEVGKARDKKVIDVGKDDLEDPKSLSDDTDVELTSEDEWQCTECKKFNSPSKRYCFRCWALRKDWYSDCSKLTHSLSTSNITAIHEKKENEGIDVPDCRRTVSAPVVRPKDVYLKEENTKFNPCNSVEFLDLAHSSESQETISSVREQADILSEQKTDTESMEDFKNILKPCSLCEKRPRDGNIIHGRTSHLTTCFQCARRLKKTGASCPSSLLGMTLTPLHLQSPHCVAPVALFNHGGSFHNPLLMYPLILHSQITLPSSACLGESGPLPPQSHLQPFCFVVAFLELEKKKLGFFPFTRGMLSWVGFYPEGISPSISDQASP
- the Mdm4 gene encoding protein Mdm4 isoform X6, translated to MDIPSQDRLKHSASECSNSRKRTAEDDTHTLPTSQCKSRDSKGDEDLIEHLTQDETSRLDLDFEEWDIAGLPWWFLGNLRNNYVPRSNGSTDLQTNQDIGTAIVSDTTDDLWFLNESVSEQLGVGIKVEAANSEQTSEVGKARDKKVIDVGKDDLEDPKSLSDDTDVELTSEDEWQCTECKKFNSPSKRYCFRCWALRKDWYSDCSKLTHSLSTSNITAIHEKKENEGIDVPDCRRTVSAPVVRPKDVYLKEENTKFNPCNSVEFLDLAHSSESQETISSVREQADILSEQKTDTESMEDFKNILKPCSLCEKRPRDGNIIHGRTSHLTTCFQCARRLKKTGASCPSSLLGMTLTPLHLQSPHCVAPVALFNHGGSFHNPLLMYPLILHSQITLPSSACLGESGPLPPQSHLQPFCFVVAFLELEKKKLGFFPFTRGMLSWVGFYPEGISPSISDQASP
- the Mdm4 gene encoding protein Mdm4 isoform X5, giving the protein MELLHPLVLVIFAVLIDTLPFQHSASECSNSRKRTAEDDTHTLPTSQCKSRDSKGDEDLIEHLTQDETSRLDLDFEEWDIAGLPWWFLGNLRNNYVPRSNGSTDLQTNQDIGTAIVSDTTDDLWFLNESVSEQLGVGIKVEAANSEQTSEVGKARDKKVIDVGKDDLEDPKSLSDDTDVELTSEDEWQCTECKKFNSPSKRYCFRCWALRKDWYSDCSKLTHSLSTSNITAIHEKKENEGIDVPDCRRTVSAPVVRPKDVYLKEENTKFNPCNSVEFLDLAHSSESQETISSVREQADILSEQKTDTESMEDFKNILKPCSLCEKRPRDGNIIHGRTSHLTTCFQCARRLKKTGASCPSSLLGMTLTPLHLQSPHCVAPVALFNHGGSFHNPLLMYPLILHSQITLPSSACLGESGPLPPQSHLQPFCFVVAFLELEKKKLGFFPFTRGMLSWVGFYPEGISPSISDQASP